In one window of Drosophila mauritiana strain mau12 chromosome X, ASM438214v1, whole genome shotgun sequence DNA:
- the LOC117147260 gene encoding uncharacterized protein LOC117147260 — protein MLIVDMLTLALANEPICGGGKIRSSGKDNQAVGAAASSMANTTGGGLGPSCGLSGHLACEARNSRDNVAAVHDELRQQCHSAIVAVEARARAEYTGNNKGDSNNNRSSSSSNNASCNNSRSSNNSDTRSNTSCNNSSNNTNNSCNNSSNTSCNSDNTGDNSATEVATKCEYAQLEHERQSVSAGAYLQPPNVTVSSSNTSGNNNNGKRGSSACSIPTIGSELFKANLVAAAAAAAVVAAEQQRQQLHKSASSSSSQPSTNSGQKLCKLIESSEKSVEINCPSPCGIRNVPESGQKSNEKSSQSVGQTGDEIGSHNDDNETNNDNNHDDDDDDARRTEKFVQKIRQSALPARGPHHFFYPSESVEIDAAAAAAAAAASTVETATAVAAATLSFKKEQQEEQQEAGQAPLSLPYSQYPPCSHDNQRPHEPPASSNSSLTGCGGVDNVAGIAAVRPQKSSWPLDYVRSSIPDTAATCNDNGNQSKPSDLSATSEEKLIDCESLVGDTVPTVAAGATAAAVATSCIEQDLIDFEHDLGEDFVASQRLKRLQYNFQGRVASCSSIDCVKASLRPQQQKQKEQEQEQEQEQEQQTISITKKLPPDTDSDTSQQPQLQCPSQTQLAQTQTQAQAQAQAQTQSTQGVDNKAIAAIIADPSAIQLNVDAILAAPLPNESETTDSDRQTAENPKEQHFVLNTHSECPVRRIEKAEKEAEAEAESHNQNENQTHNQNQNQDQVVIEIETDSEEHVASTEDCLRRSAFVPAQPSCKEAGDFGTSLSEFDVQRFSEYLKVARQLQWQHLNSNNRNRKQQDIAGTSSFQCYDELLAEFVSEQQEYLLFESYSDCDTNSNSNSDSQEEFDCGRACQCHECLASRDQNTSTCAARGIVSATAAHLERPDHRIIPHPTHLTNGNKMREVNGQLRGLLKKPNRPPPARKNRVVFDETRNEFFEADYIILIREDCAYDEEDEEPCTCGEHELVRLCCEEGCQCNYAVNPAEAGEGRTPQSPKYQPPIEFVDDAALSPPDGYKDSSLKNTLGGALSGHIFGAQHLQQLQVIQRLQQQRAAMLAARNTTSGQIPPPPPPVGTAQQQQQQQQQQQQQQQQQQQQQQQSHQQPHHGAMQQQQSEEDLQGVCTECAECAECAAKQLQEAECSSPQCPEEMTPLGVPAVAILPLHTSSPERRITQKEIIAGEERPKYVLQSQYKPSPTGVTERRIIREAHEDVATAGSAPAPGTAAPTVGAASATGADALPPALPAKASATAAAAAAAAAAAAAATASTSTSASISATEQQQFEAQKPPPIPPKETSPTQISGILKGGKLWKQDSISQQSDDQNNTTSEDESGGTKRSVRFVTEDQANAGTDSDAQSLAGDLDDSENQINELIPIKKHSTLFNNALRPNSAVRQLFPSVSAHQAPVLTSEALRAFDESKRAGCLVTHLPGSCGDSDTLRRSMERNILRRSLIKKKAVKSDISLEERIKQLTCDIDEDLAEELQRAVDEDAESVAERADELAQRNSPAGEENPNPVPGSGQAHKFVNGEKSFSPSSSVSSSSSGSSAYKKIADIFNRDKKQEKIMEMEENPIVIIPQECRCPAAPDLGMGIQVPVVHTQIHRTPPRQTEPKRQFLSSTLAPLTACVAGNKDDLSSYYTLAAAAAAHPHAHGHAHTHAHAAHYAAAAAAADFNMGQLLGAAAAAAASGDPAAQHAAAMAAQGLAQGLAAAGGGGGAGGLGAGEDARKVAPDVIAGTPGQEAAGRQEQDELAAFAQADAKRTEQLKKRYTGAGSEPSQSQASSDDDEQNDYGFNKRPSVRGIKPKFSSTNEILAQMQEQLSAAIPTVVNSQPVQHAVKGYAMPNTLKQNPSPQNVPQNLQQQQQQQQQQQQQQQQHQQQAVHQQHQQQLQQQMAAALQKTEQRTWSFYSETGEQQRFPMDAAAIQQTYYQTLPAGTMFRQTMIQQGATSAGGADDASLLYAAAAAAQNCQSVTATATATATATAIEQSKHSSYSSHFARSPTRRPESPPPLRNYHQTMVLIPYNAETYSQFAASSSGDPKLAHIQRQNILEYQQVTQQTIRVPIGYALPGMQLHVVSGRGHAAHYAQHQQQHQQHQQQQQQQQRLMQGHYQFGPDGGMPGFSERGVPEGAAAVSHSDCNAMVSPTSAAAAVQQQQQQQQQQQQQQQIQQQQQQQQQQQQVAGGVGVGAQAQGSVYYAMNV, from the exons ATGCTGATTGTGGACATGTTGACGCTGGCATTGGCAAATGAGCCGATATGCGGCGGTGGCAAAATCAGATCCAGTGGCAAGGATAATCAGGCGGttggagcagcagcatcatctaTGGCCAATACAACTGGTGGTGGACTAGGCCCAAGCTGCGGGCTCTCGGGCCACTTGGCATGCGAGGCACGCAACTCACGCGACAATGTTGCTGCCGTCCATGACGAGCTGCGTCAGCAGTGCCACTCGGCGATAGTTGCGGTGGAGGCGCGTGCGCGTGCTGAATACACTGGCAACAACAAGggcgacagcaacaacaatagaagcagcagcagcagcaacaacgctAGCTGCAACAACAGtaggagcagcaacaacagcgacaCTAGAAGCAACACTagctgcaacaacagcagcaacaataccAACAATagctgcaacaacagcagcaacactagCTGCAACAGCGACAACACTGGCGACAACTCAGCAACGGAAGTGGCCACGAAATGTGAGTACGCGCAACTCGAGCATGAGAGGCAGAGCGTGAGCGCAGGCGCATACCTGCAACCACCCAATGTGACAgttagcagcagcaacaccagtggcaacaacaacaacggcaagaGGGGGAGCAGCGCCTGCTCAATACCTACAATTGGCAGTGAGCTTTTCAAAGCCAACcttgtggcagcagcagcagcagcagcagtcgtcGCAGCTGAGCAGCAGAGGCAGCAGCTACACAAGTcagcaagcagcagcagcagccaaccGTCAACGAATTCTGGCCAAAAGCTGTGCAAATTGATTGAGTCCAGTGAAAAATCGGTGGAAATCAATTGCCCCAGTCCTTGTGGCATACGCAACGTGCCAGAAAGTGGCCAAAAGTCCAACGAAAAGTCGTCGCAAAGCGTTGGCCAAACTggcgacgaaattggcagtcaCAACGACGACAACGAAaccaacaacgacaacaaccacgacgacgacgacgacgacgcgCGACGTACAGAAAAATTTGTGCAAAAAATCAGGCAAAGCGCGTTGCCTGCTCGCGGGCCACATCATTTTTTTTATCCCAGTGAAAGTGTTGAGAtagatgcagcagcagcagcagcagcagcagcagcatcaacagtagaaacagcaacagcagtagcagcagcaacctTAAGCTTCaaaaaggagcagcaggaggagcagcaggaggcgGGGCAGGCGCCATTGTCATTGCCATATTCTCAGTACCCTCCCTGCTCCCACGATAACCAGCGACCCCACGAGCCACCAGCCAGCAGCAACTCATCCTTGACTGGATGTGGTGGCGTTGATAATGTCGCTGGCATTGCTGCTGTCCGCCCACAAAAAAGTTCCTGGCCTCTGGATTACGTGAGGAGCAGCATCCCAGatacagcagcaacatgcaatGACAACGGCAACCAGTCAAAGCCCAGCGATTTAAGTGCAACATCCGAGGAGAAGCTCATCGATTGCGAGTCCTTGGTGGGCGATACAGTACCAACAGTagcagcaggagcaactgcagcagcagtagcaacaaGCTGTATTGAGCAGGATCTCATCGATTTTGAGCACGATTTGGGCGAGGATTTTGTGGCCAGTCAGCGCTTAAAGCGActgcaatacaattttcagGGACGCGTGGCCAGTTGTAGTAGCATTGATTGTGTAAAGGCATCCTTGAgaccacaacaacaaaagcagaaGGAGCaagagcaggagcaggagcaggagcaggagcaacaaACAATAAGCATAACAAAGAAACTACCCCCAGATACCGATAGCGATACCAGCCAACAACCCCAACTCCAGTGCCCCAGCCAAACGCAGCTagcccaaacccaaacccaagccCAAGCCCAAGCCCAAGCCCAAACCCAATCCACTCAAGGCGTAGACAATAAGGCGATTGCAGCAATTATCGCGGACCCAAgtgcaattcaattaaatgtgGATGCTATACTCGCAGCGCCATTGCCAAATGAAAGCGAAACAACAGACAGCGACAGACAAACAGCTGAAAATCCCAAGGAGCAACATTTCGTGCTGAATACGCACTCCGAGTGCCCAGTGCGCAGGATCGAGAAGGCGGAGAAGGAGGCAGAGGCGGAGGCGGAGAGCCATAACCAGAACGAGAACCAGACCCACAACCAAAACCAGAACCAGGACCAAGTGGTGATTGAAATCGAAACGGATAGCGAGGAGCACGTCGCTTCCACGGAGGATTGCTTGAGGCGCTCTGCCTTTGTGCCAGCTCAGCCGAGTTGCAAGGAGGCCGGTGATTTTGGCACATCGCTCAGCGAGTTCGATGTGCAGCGATTTAGCGAGTATCTAAAGGTCGCCCGCCAATTGcagtggcagcatttgaataGCAATAACCGGAACCGGAAACAGCAGGATATCGCTGGCACCAGTAGTTTCCAGTGCTACGACGAACTGCTGGCCGAGTTCGTTAGCGAGCAACAGGAGTACTTGTTATTCGAAAGCTATTCCGATTGCGATACGAATTCGAATTCGAATTCGGATAGCCAGGAGGAGTTTGATTGTGGAAGAGCCTGCCAGTGCCATGAGTGCCTAGCCAGTCGGGATCAGAACACGTCCACTTGCGCCGCCAGAGGCATCGTTAGCGCTACAGCAGCCCATCTAGAACGCCCGGATCATCGAATCATCCCACATCCCACCCACCTGACCAACGGCAACAAGATGCGCGAGGTGAATGGTCAGTTGCGCGGCCTGCTCAAGAAGCCAAATCGACCGCCGCCGGCACGCAAGAATCGCGTCGTCTTCGATGAGACGCGCAACGAGTTCTTTGAAGCGGACTACATAATCCTGATACGCGAGGATTGCGCCTACgacgaggaggacgaggagccatgcACCTGCGGCGAGCACGAGCTGGTGCGTCTGTGCTGCGAGGAGGGTTGCCAGTGCAACTATGCCGTCAATCCTGCCGAGGCGGGTGAGGGCAGGACGCCACAG aGTCCCAAATACCAGCCGCCAATTGAGTTCGTCGACGATGCGGCACTCAGTCCGCCCGATGGCTACAAGGACAGCAGTCTGAAGAACACGCTCGGCGGCGCCCTGAGCGGTCACATCTTTGGGGCGCAGCacctgcagcagctgcaggtCATCCAgcggctgcagcagcagcgagcCGCAATGCTGGCCGCCCGCAACACCACAAGCGGTCAGATACCGCCCCCACCCCCGCCCGTTGGCACTgctcagcaacagcagcagcaacagcagcagcagcagcagcaacagcagcaacaacagcagcagcagcaacagtcgCATCAGCAGCCGCATCATGGAGccatgcagcagcagcagtcggaGGAGGACCTCCAGGGCGTTTGCACAGAGTGTGCCGAGTGCGCCGAATGTGCGGCCAAACAGCTCCAGGAAGCAG AATGCAGCTCCCCGCAGTGTCCGGAGGAGATGACCCCACTGGGTGTGCCCGCCGTGGCCATTCTGCCGCTGCACACCAGTTCCCCGGAGCGCCGGATCACCCAGAAGGAGATCATCGCCGGCGAGGAGCGGCCCAAATACGTCCTGCAATCGCAGTACAAGCCATCGCCCACTGGAG TGACCGAGCGTCGGATCATCCGCGAGGCGCACGAGGATGTGGCAACCGCTGGATCCGCCCCTGCACCTGGCACCGCCGCGCCAACGGTTGGAGCTGCGTCCGCCACTGGAGCTGATGCCTTACCGCCCGCCTTGCCGGCCAAGGCgagtgcaacagcagcagctgcagcagcagccgccgccgcagcagcagcggcaaccgcatccacatccacatccgcatcaATATCCGCAACGGAACAGCAACAGTTCGAGGCACAGAAACCGCCACCCATACCGCCCAAGGAGACATCACCCACGCAGATCAGCGGCATCCTCAAGGGCGGCAAACTATGGAAGCAGGACTCGATCTCACAG CAGTCGGATGACCAGAACAATACCACATCGGAGGACGAGAGCGGTGGCACCAAGCGTTCGGTGCGGTTTGTGACCGAGGATCAGGCGAATGCCGGCACCGATAGCGATGCTCAGTCCCTGGCCGGTGACCTGGACGACAGCGAGAACCAGATCAACGAGCTAATCCCGATCAAGAAGCACTCGACGCTCTTCAACAACGCCCTGCGTCCCAATTCGGCGGTGCGCCAACTCTTCCCGAGCGTCTCGGCTCATCAGGCACCTGTGCTCACCTCGGAGGCACTACGGGCCTTCGATGAGTCCAAGCGGGCTGGCTGCCTGGTCACCCACTTGCCTGGAAGCTGTGGTGACTCCGACACCTTGCGAAGGAGCATGGAGCGCAATATACTGCGACGATCGCTGATTAA AAAAAAGGCTGTCAAATCGGACATTTCGCTGGAGGAGCGCATCAAGCAGCTGACCTGCGACATCGACGAGGATCTGGCCGAGGAACTGCAGCGGGCTGTGGACGAGGATGCTGAGTCTGTGGCCGAACGTGCCGATGAGTTGGCCCAGCGCAACAGTCCCGCCGGCGAGGAGAATCCCAATCCGGTGCCTGGCTCTGGACAAGCTCACAAGTTCGTCAATGGCGAGAAGAGCTTCTCGCCGAGCAGCTCCGTGTCGAGCTCCTCGAGCGGATCCTCGGCCTACAAGAAGATCGCTGACATCTTCAACCGCGACAAGAAGCAGGAGAAGATCATGGAAATGGAGGAGAATCCCATAGTCATCATACCACAG GAGTGCCGTTGTCCCGCTGCTCCGGACTTGGGCATGGGCATCCAGGTGCCGGTGGTGCACACGCAGATCCACCGCACTCCGCCCCGCCAAACGGAGCCGAAGCGCCAGTTCCTCTCCTCCACTTTGGCTCCCCTGACCGCCTGTGTGGCTGGGAACAAGGACGACCTATCCTCCTACTACACATTggccgctgcagctgctgctcatCCGCATGCccatggccacgcccacacgcATGCGCATGCCGCCCACtatgccgccgccgctgcggCGGCTGACTTTAATATGGGACAGCTACTGGGTGCGGCTGCAGCCGCTGCCGCCTCTGGAGATCCCGCTGCCCAGCATGCGGCTGCCATGGCGGCGCAGGGATTGGCCCAAGGATTGGCTGCCGCCGGAGGTGGTGGGGGAGCAGGAGGACTTGGTGCCGGAGAGGATGCTCGCAAGGTGGCACCCGATGTGATTGCCGGAACACCGGGTCAGGAGGCCGCCGGGCGGCAGGAGCAGGACGAACTGGCCGCCTTTGCCCAGGCAGACGCCAAGCGGACCGAGCAGCTCAAGAAGCGGTACACGGGAGCGGGCTCCGAGCCCAGTCAATCGCAGGCCAGCAGCGACGATGACGAGCAGAACGACTATGGGTTCAACAAGCGTCCCTCGGTGCGGGGCATCAAGCCCAAGTTCAGTTCGACCAACGAGATCCTAGCCCAGAtgcaggagcagctgagcGCGGCGATACCCACGGTGGTCAATAGCCAGCCCGTGCAGCATGCGGTCAAGGGTTATGCCATGCCCAATACGCTCAAGCAGAATCCCTCGCCGCAGAATGTGCCACAGaacttgcagcagcagcagcagcaacagcagcagcagcaacagcagcaacagcaacatcagcagcaggcggtgcatcagcaacatcagcagcagttgcagcaacAAATGGCCGCCGCGCTGCAGAAAACGGAGCAGCGAACGTGGAGCTTCTACAGCGAGACCGGGGAACAGCAGCGCTTCCCCATGGATGCGGCTGCCATACAGCAGACCTACTACCAGACCCTGCCCGCCGGCACCATGTTCCGCCAGACGATGATCCAGCAGGGCGCCACTTCCGCCGGCGGTGCCGATGATGCATCACTGCTGTACGCCGCCGCTGCAGCCGCCCAAAATTGTCAGAGTGTCACGGCGACGGCAAcggccaccgccaccgccacgGCCATCGAGCAGAGCAAGCACAGCAGCTACAGCAGCCACTTCGCCAGGAGCCCCACCCGGCGGCCAGAGTCGCCTCCCCCGCTGCGCAACTACCATCAGACCATGGTCCTCATCCCGTACAACGCGGAGACCTACTCCCAGTTCgccgccagcagcagcggcgatCCCAAGCTGGCGCACATCCAGCGCCAAAACATCCTCGAGTACCAGCAG GTAACCCAGCAGACGATTCGTGTGCCCATTGGCTATGCCCTGCCCGGCATGCAGTTGCATGTGGTGAGTGGGCGGGGCCATGCCGCCCACTATGCCcagcaccaacagcagcaccagcaacatcagcagcagcagcaacagcagcagcgcctGATGCAGGGACACTATCAATTTGGACCGGATGGCGGAATGCCAGGATTCAGCGAGCGCGGAGTGCCCGAAGGAGCGGCCGCCGTATCGCACAGCGATTGCAATGCCATGGTGTCGCCAACttcggcggcagcagcggtacaacaacagcagcagcagcagcaacagcagcagcagcagcagcagatacagcagcagcaacaacagcagcagcaacagcaacaggtCGCCGGAGGAGTTGGTGTGGGCGCCCAGGCCCAGGGATCCGTGTACTATGCGATGAACGTATGA
- the LOC117147181 gene encoding tryptophan 2,3-dioxygenase, producing MSCPYAGNGNDHDDSAVPLTTEVGKIYGEYLMLDKLLDAQCMLSEEDKRPVHDEHLFIITHQAYELWFKQIIFEFDSIRDMLDAEVIDETKTLEIVKRLNRVVLILKLLVDQVPILETMTPLDFMDFRKYLAPASGFQSLQFRLIENKLGVLTEQRVRYNQKYSDVFSDEEARNSIRNSEKDPSLLELVQRWLERTPGLEETGFNFWAKFQESVDRFLEAQVQSAMEEPVEKAKNYRLMDIEKRREVYRSIFDPAVHDALVRRGDRRFSHRALQGAIMITFYRDEPRFSQPHQLLTLLMDIDSLITKWRYNHVIMVQRMIGSQQLGTGGSSGYQYLRSTLSDRYKVFLDLFNLSTFLIPREAIPPLDETIRKKLINKSV from the exons ATGAGCTGTCCCTATGCAGGAAACGG AAACGATCACGATGATTCGGCGGTGCCATTAACCACGGAAGTGGGCAAAATCTATGGAGAGTACCTGATGCTGGACAAGCTGCTCGATGCGCAGTGTATGCTCTCCGAGGAGGACAAGCGACCCGTGCACGATGAGCATCTGTTCATCATCACGCACCAGG CCTACGAGCTTTGGTTCAAGCAGATCATCTTTGAGTTCGACTCCATACGGGACATGTTGGATGCAGAGGTCATCGATGAAACCAAGACGCTGGAGATTGTCAAGCGACTGAACCGAGTGGTTCTGATCCTGAAA CTCCTGGTGGACCAAGTGCCCATTCTGGAGACCATGACCCCGCTTGACTTCATGGACTTCCGCAAGTACCTGGCACCCGCATCCGGTTTCCAGTCGCTGCAGTTCCGTTTGATCGAGAATAAGCTGGGAGTGCTGACAGAGCAGCGGGTGCGGTACAACCAGAAGTATTCGGATGTCTTTAGCGACGAGGAGGCGCGGAATTCGATTCGCAACTCGGAGAAAGATCCCTCACTACTGGAGCTAGTGCAGCGCTGGCTGGAGAGGACGCCCGGGCTGGAGGAGACTGGCTTCAACTTCTGGGCCAAGTTCCAGGAGAGTGTCGACCGATTCCTGGAGGCGCAGGTACAGAGCGCCATGGAGGAGCCCGTGGAGAAGGCCAAAAACTACCGCCTCATGGACATCGAGAAGCGACGCGAGGTTTACCGCTCCATCTTTGATCCGGCGGTGCACGATGCACTGGTGCGACGTGGGGATCGCCGGTTTAGCCATCGAGCCCTCCAGGGAGCCATCATGATCACCTTCTATAGGGATGAACCCAGATTCAGCCAGCCACACCAGTTGCTCACCCTGCTCATGGACATCGACTCGTTGATAACCAAGTGGAGAT ATAATCACGTGATCATGGTGCAACGCATGATTGGATCCCAACAGTTGGGCACTGGTGGCTCGTCCGGATATCAATATCTGCGCTCCACTCTCAG TGATCGCTACAAGGTGTTTCTCGATCTGTTCAACCTGTCCACTTTCCTGATTCCCCGCGAGGCGATTCCACCGCTGGACGAGACCATTCGCAAGAAACTGATCAACAAAAGTGTCTGA
- the LOC117148028 gene encoding poly(U)-specific endoribonuclease homolog gives MRCLALSAVFLCLALAGHFHLSDAYKNEVQITPDPLDTVETTTKKSSWFGGFKKFFGSDGTTTTTSTIAPPVVTSPKSVVVTPTAANKPPPLVISHAPLMPLGPRPDTPGSSPFGGSQNPQTPPQWPSSTRATPSHPSQPSQPAQQPPLPGFASYRPQKPQPNSYDLSYGGGPQPAPGTGRPGFGLGISSTTSTTTTAKPITSTTGKTPQQKEDFPALPGPRRPSQKEDFPALPAPKTPPGSPTPTPGSPSAWQSPLPTPQHPVHPPTKATSAATPTPSPTPSFSSSVTPTPAHGASVGPHKVGGGGGGTTTVRPGFQSSGNSVATDDEIRQLTEQLYTKESNSQIGNIQVNLQGRTRSIDSADEAPNPLLSVDSKALESPTIVKMRLLFNNYEHDTHVNEHVTPNERKEENDFLDAVMATPVMRQAMLFLQQKGVVSPDPKTHRDLVKELWFTQYSRGQGKIGSSGFEHVFVHEVKDGTIIGFHNWVYIGDEEKDGRFDYKGYMKEQDIGTKGKIVKIRFSHQGLNKPVNTVFVGTSPELELALYTVCFQLRPDRTCPVSLGNSKFGIVTYSWRYRGKNLIGSAYPEI, from the exons ATGCGCTGCCTGGCATTGAGCGCAGTGTTTTTGTGCCTGGCTCTGGCCGGGCACTTTCATTTGTCAG ATGCCTACAAGAACGAGGTACAGATCACCCCGGATCCGCTAGACACGGTGGAGACGACGACCAAGAAGTCCAGCTGGTTTGGTGGATTCAAGAAGTTCTTTGGCAGTGATGGCACTACCACTACCACCAGCACGATTGCCCCACCGGTGGTCACCAGTCCGAAATCGGTGGTGGTTACACCCACGGCAGCCAACAAGCCACCGCCACTGGTCATCTCGCATGCGCCACTGATGCCGTTGGGACCGCGACCCGATACGCCGGGATCCTCACCTTTTGGTGGCTCCCAAAATCCGCAGACGCCACCTCAGTGGCCATCGAGCACCAGAGCAACGCCATCGCATCCATCGCAACCCTCGCAGCCAGCTCAGCAGCCACCGCTGCCTGGTTTCGCCTCCTATCGGCCACAGAAGCCGCAGCCGAATAGCTACGATCTTAGCTACGGTGGCGGTCCACAACCAGCACCAGGAACAGGACGTCCTGGTTTTGGACTGGGCATTAGCAGCACTACGAGCACTACGACCACCGCGAAGCCCATCACCAGCACCACAGGTAAGACACCGCAGCAGAAGGAGGATTTCCCGGCGCTGCCAGGACCTCGGAGGCCATCCCAAAAAGAGGACTTCCCAGCTCTGCCGGCGCCCAAAACTCCACCAGGCTCGCCAACGCCCACACCGGGATCTCCTTCGGCTTGGCAATCGCCGTTGCCAACGCCCCAGCATCCTGTGCATCCGCCCACGAAGGCTACATCGGCGGCCACGCCTACCCCGTCACCAACGCCATCCTTCTCTTCCTCGGTAACGCCCACTCCCGCCCACGGAGCGTCTGTGGGACCACACAAGGTCGGAGGTGGAGGTGGCGGCACAACTACTGTGCGACCCGGCTTCCAGTCGTCGGGCAACTCGGTGGCCACTGATGACGAGATCCGCCAGCTGACGGAGCAACTGTACACCAAGGAGAGCAACAGCCAGATCGGTAACATCCAAGTGAATCTGCAGGGACGCACGCGTTCCATCGACAGCGCCGATGAGGCACCCAATCC ACTTTTGAGTGTGGACTCGAAAGCCCTCGAATCCCCGACGATCGTCAAGATGAGACTGCTGTTTAACAACTACGAGCACGACACCCATGTCAACGAGCATGTGACTCCCAACGAGCGCAAGGAGGAGAACGACTTCCTGGACGCAGTGATGGCCACGCCGGTGATGCGACAGGCCATGCTCTTCCTGCAGCAAAAGGGAGTGGTTAGTCCCGATCCGAAGACCCACCGCGATCTGGTCAAGGAGCTGTGGTTCACGCAGTACTCGCGCGGTCAGGGCAAGATCGGCAGTTCCGGCTTCGAGCACGTCTTTGTCCACGAGGTCAAGGACGGCACCATTATCGGATTCCACAACTGGGTCTATATTGGCGATGAGGAAAAGGACGGTCGCTTTGACTACAAGGGATATATGAAGGAGCAGGACATTGGCACG AAGGGCAAAATCGTGAAGATCCGTTTCTCGCATCAGGGACTCAATAAGCCAGTAAACACTGTGTTTGTGGGCACCTCTCCGGAACTGGAGCTCGCCCTGTACACCGTCTGCTTCCAACTACGACCGGATCGCACCTGTCCCGTATCCTTGGGCAATAGCAAGTTCGGCATCGTCACCTACTCGTGGCGCTACCGGGGAAAGAACCTCATTGGCAGCGCCTATCCGGAGATTTGA